A section of the Pseudomonas prosekii genome encodes:
- a CDS encoding DUF6950 family protein has translation MRHRDWTTRLHDVIKAAQGRPFSWGEFDCCVFAADCSAAVCGVDPATNYRGKYKTESGAKRQLKRQHGSLEAAWDACFSRIALPYIQRGDVVLYDAPRGRSMAVFWAGDYWSTTDDGVSRVECEPLAAWRVE, from the coding sequence ATGCGACACAGAGATTGGACCACGCGTCTGCATGACGTGATCAAGGCCGCCCAAGGGCGGCCTTTTTCATGGGGCGAATTTGACTGCTGCGTGTTCGCCGCTGATTGCTCGGCCGCCGTATGCGGTGTCGATCCAGCGACGAATTACCGCGGCAAGTACAAGACCGAGAGCGGCGCCAAGCGGCAGTTGAAGAGACAGCACGGCAGCCTCGAAGCGGCATGGGACGCCTGCTTCTCGCGGATTGCTCTGCCTTATATCCAGCGCGGGGACGTTGTGCTGTACGACGCGCCGCGCGGCCGAAGCATGGCTGTTTTCTGGGCCGGGGATTACTGGTCAACCACCGATGACGGCGTTTCGCGGGTTGAGTGCGAACCGCTGGCGGCATGGAGAGTTGAATAA
- a CDS encoding phage tail protein — MSSGVKKLAQVVVGAVVGFAQGGPWGAVIGAGLAFYAAEQQEKLNTKSPLRNSEPSAQTVRSSKAPVRFILGRVATGGVLVWAQEQSGVQSEGEWLHMVYVLSEGPIDALENIYLGEEEIGSFGASASYELIVNPTQPNAFLVANCAGWKDSQIGRGLSFVRLSLRYSAEKFPSGIPDVRFIVRGRNDIYDPRSGTSGYSGNTALHILWFLRSRCGVPDDEIVFSTFASAANVCDESVINAGGSTSQRYRSACVIGADEQRGGVLQKLEASCAGKLIRVGGRWMLQAGAYYGPYDFEVTEDMVIGTITGSTEPTNDAAINTVRGTFIDPSQSWTETDYPEVRIDEWVVEDGGEAAETLTFSYVTDPYQSQRLANIELRRRRGGGTINIPMNLSGYNCRPGRVIRVNLPSLNILGEFIVTNWAMGNKDGCSVSVAQYEAAQFNDAVGQPYNPIGFINLPAGGLGSPTNLTWTQNTGAEVIQGVLSWMPPAGIVKEYILTVRQGANVIQSHNVPATSTECAVNGLPSGNYTLSVSAAGPMARSGEATIVISINGPPIPESCVVQSSINNIVLIPQNPNYGLNGGTYEYFFSTSPTATAANAYYLGQGLSFTHTGLAFYTNYYYFVRSINAYGKSAFLYVPTSTSNDVSAYLAALAGKITKTELSQNLLGEIEKIPGLQAQIDALDGLTAYKPGQTYAKGQMIVENDRILQAKIAVPINTPPPNATYWLDVGQSIETVGGLAQQVAFNTADITELDGAVTAQATAFQALRASSRDDNGEGELADALKGWTSTAAIATEAKVRTSENEAMAQITTTLDAKVGQNAANVTTLEQVVSTNQSSTATKIDQLSVTVGQNGSTIQQQGGAIQQQAGAIQQNTAAIQQTATAYADTAGKLTTMWSVKMQVTAGGQYIAAGIGLGIENTGAGLQSQFLVSADRFAIVNTIAGGAVSVPFAVQGGQVFINSAFIADGTITNAKIGSYISSTNYIAGQQGWILNKDGTLEINGVVPGQGRLVINSLNVSVYDANNVLRVRLGYLG, encoded by the coding sequence ATGAGTTCTGGAGTTAAAAAGCTCGCCCAAGTCGTCGTCGGCGCGGTTGTTGGTTTCGCTCAAGGTGGCCCGTGGGGCGCAGTGATCGGCGCCGGCCTGGCCTTCTATGCTGCGGAGCAGCAAGAAAAGCTCAACACCAAATCTCCACTCAGGAACAGCGAGCCATCAGCTCAAACCGTCAGGTCATCGAAGGCACCGGTCCGTTTCATTCTCGGGCGCGTGGCCACCGGTGGCGTGCTGGTCTGGGCTCAAGAGCAATCCGGCGTGCAGAGTGAGGGCGAGTGGCTGCACATGGTTTATGTGCTGAGCGAAGGCCCCATTGATGCATTGGAAAACATCTACCTCGGCGAGGAAGAGATCGGCTCGTTCGGCGCGTCCGCGAGCTATGAACTGATCGTGAACCCCACTCAGCCAAATGCTTTCTTGGTGGCCAATTGCGCCGGCTGGAAAGACAGCCAAATTGGTCGAGGACTGTCGTTCGTTCGGCTTTCACTGCGCTACAGCGCGGAGAAGTTCCCCTCCGGCATTCCTGATGTTCGCTTCATTGTCCGGGGCAGAAACGATATCTATGACCCGCGCTCAGGCACTTCCGGTTACTCGGGCAACACCGCGCTGCACATCCTTTGGTTTTTGCGATCGCGCTGCGGCGTGCCTGATGATGAAATCGTCTTCTCGACCTTCGCCAGCGCAGCCAACGTCTGCGACGAAAGCGTCATAAACGCGGGAGGCTCCACCAGCCAACGCTACCGGTCGGCCTGCGTCATTGGAGCTGATGAACAGCGCGGGGGCGTCCTGCAAAAGCTGGAGGCGTCATGCGCAGGCAAACTGATCCGCGTGGGCGGCCGATGGATGCTTCAGGCGGGCGCCTATTACGGCCCGTATGACTTCGAAGTCACCGAAGACATGGTGATCGGCACCATCACAGGCAGCACCGAGCCTACCAACGATGCCGCCATCAATACCGTCCGCGGCACCTTCATTGATCCGTCGCAATCCTGGACTGAGACGGACTATCCAGAGGTTCGAATCGATGAGTGGGTGGTTGAAGATGGCGGTGAAGCCGCGGAAACGCTGACCTTCTCCTACGTCACCGACCCGTACCAGTCCCAGCGATTGGCCAATATCGAACTGCGTAGGCGGCGCGGCGGTGGCACGATCAACATTCCAATGAATCTGTCCGGCTACAACTGCCGCCCAGGTCGTGTTATCCGGGTGAATCTCCCTTCGCTCAACATCTTGGGTGAGTTCATCGTCACCAACTGGGCGATGGGAAACAAAGACGGCTGCAGTGTGTCGGTCGCCCAATACGAGGCTGCGCAGTTCAACGATGCGGTGGGGCAGCCATATAACCCGATCGGCTTTATCAATCTGCCAGCCGGCGGCTTGGGCTCGCCGACGAATCTCACGTGGACCCAGAACACCGGCGCGGAGGTGATTCAAGGCGTGCTGTCGTGGATGCCGCCCGCTGGAATCGTGAAGGAATACATCCTGACCGTGCGCCAAGGCGCGAACGTCATTCAATCGCACAACGTTCCGGCCACGTCGACAGAGTGCGCCGTCAATGGTCTTCCGTCTGGCAATTACACGCTGAGTGTCTCGGCGGCCGGGCCTATGGCGCGCTCTGGCGAGGCGACAATCGTGATCAGCATAAACGGTCCGCCAATCCCCGAATCCTGCGTGGTCCAATCCTCGATCAATAATATCGTGCTGATCCCTCAGAACCCGAACTACGGGCTCAATGGCGGCACATACGAGTACTTCTTCAGCACCTCGCCGACGGCAACAGCGGCGAATGCTTACTACTTGGGGCAAGGGTTGTCTTTCACACATACAGGCTTGGCGTTCTACACGAATTATTATTACTTCGTGCGATCGATCAATGCTTATGGGAAAAGTGCATTCCTCTATGTGCCGACTTCGACTTCCAATGACGTTTCGGCCTATCTGGCCGCGCTCGCCGGCAAGATCACCAAGACGGAGCTGAGCCAGAACCTGCTCGGCGAGATCGAGAAGATCCCAGGGCTGCAGGCGCAGATCGATGCGCTCGACGGCCTCACTGCGTACAAGCCAGGTCAAACGTACGCGAAGGGCCAGATGATCGTCGAGAATGACCGGATACTTCAGGCCAAAATCGCGGTCCCGATCAACACGCCTCCACCGAATGCCACTTACTGGCTGGACGTTGGGCAGTCGATTGAAACAGTCGGCGGCCTGGCCCAGCAGGTCGCATTCAACACAGCTGATATCACCGAGCTCGACGGCGCTGTAACGGCGCAGGCAACGGCCTTCCAAGCGTTGCGCGCCTCATCCCGGGATGACAACGGGGAAGGGGAGCTGGCTGATGCGCTGAAGGGTTGGACCAGCACGGCGGCGATCGCGACTGAGGCCAAGGTCAGGACTTCGGAAAACGAGGCGATGGCCCAAATCACGACCACTCTTGATGCCAAGGTCGGGCAGAACGCGGCGAACGTCACCACGCTGGAGCAGGTCGTTTCGACCAACCAGTCTTCCACTGCAACGAAGATCGATCAGCTCAGCGTCACTGTTGGGCAGAATGGTTCGACCATCCAGCAGCAGGGCGGAGCAATTCAGCAACAGGCAGGGGCGATCCAGCAGAACACTGCCGCGATCCAGCAGACGGCAACGGCCTACGCCGATACCGCCGGAAAGTTGACGACGATGTGGTCGGTGAAGATGCAGGTCACCGCAGGCGGGCAGTACATTGCCGCCGGCATAGGGCTTGGCATCGAGAACACAGGCGCAGGCCTGCAAAGCCAGTTTCTTGTCAGCGCCGACCGCTTTGCCATCGTCAATACCATCGCCGGCGGCGCCGTCTCAGTTCCCTTTGCGGTGCAGGGCGGCCAGGTGTTCATCAATTCGGCTTTCATCGCGGATGGCACGATCACCAATGCCAAGATCGGCAGCTACATCAGCTCTACAAACTACATCGCCGGTCAGCAGGGGTGGATCCTGAATAAGGACGGCACGCTGGAAATCAACGGTGTTGTGCCCGGCCAAGGCCGTCTTGTCATCAACTCGCTAAACGTCTCCGTCTACGACGCCAACAATGTGTTGCGCGTCCGTCTCGGCTATCTGGGGTGA
- a CDS encoding pyocin knob domain-containing protein, with the protein MPWYKSGTVAVALNSTTVIGTGTAFIANGRVGDAFRGPDGRWYEVVNIASDTALSISPAYLSSTGAGAGYALAPMQGYVKDSADALRSLVNTYGAKLAALGSTANFEVLPIIYGGTGGNTQADAQSALNLVRQTGFSDKTLNSLLVVGAFGRMGNGGLQQGNTVDANNLPVQGRYTFASGGLNLPESTCSIEHDPHAAAGYASQFAQGLTTNNLYHRTQVAGTWGAWETLVKGGANSNITSLSGLTTELSIAQGGTGNSTGTAAKLTPSAIVGTVAQSGGTPTGAIIETLTNANGTYTKLADGTLICQGPMPDFAVAAGSVATVSSPATFPALFINTNYYFECNGSPNASNDMYGFTRVNSKAVHSATAIFRNGSVAQTVANCRYVAIGRWF; encoded by the coding sequence ATGCCCTGGTATAAATCGGGAACGGTCGCTGTCGCCTTAAATTCAACAACGGTTATTGGCACGGGCACGGCATTCATTGCCAATGGCCGCGTGGGTGATGCCTTCCGCGGGCCTGATGGTCGATGGTACGAAGTAGTCAACATCGCCAGCGATACCGCCCTATCGATTTCTCCCGCCTATCTGTCGTCAACCGGCGCTGGAGCCGGGTACGCCCTGGCGCCCATGCAGGGCTACGTCAAAGATTCTGCCGACGCCTTGCGTTCGCTCGTTAATACATACGGCGCGAAGCTGGCCGCGCTCGGATCGACAGCAAATTTCGAAGTGCTGCCCATTATCTACGGCGGCACCGGCGGTAACACCCAGGCGGATGCGCAAAGCGCCCTGAACCTGGTGCGTCAAACCGGCTTCTCGGATAAGACTCTCAACAGCTTGTTGGTCGTGGGCGCTTTCGGTCGGATGGGCAATGGTGGCTTGCAACAAGGCAACACTGTAGATGCGAACAATTTGCCGGTGCAGGGCCGCTACACCTTTGCCTCTGGCGGGCTCAACCTGCCAGAGTCCACCTGCAGCATCGAGCACGACCCTCATGCCGCCGCCGGCTATGCCTCTCAGTTTGCTCAAGGCCTGACCACCAACAACCTGTACCACCGTACGCAAGTGGCGGGGACATGGGGTGCATGGGAGACTTTGGTAAAAGGTGGGGCCAACAGCAACATCACGTCGCTCTCTGGACTGACCACTGAGCTCAGCATTGCCCAGGGCGGGACGGGAAACAGTACCGGTACAGCTGCCAAACTGACGCCGTCGGCAATTGTGGGGACGGTTGCTCAGTCGGGTGGGACTCCCACTGGTGCCATTATTGAAACGCTCACCAACGCCAATGGAACTTACACGAAGCTCGCCGACGGCACTCTGATCTGCCAAGGGCCAATGCCGGACTTTGCCGTGGCCGCTGGCTCAGTCGCTACGGTTTCATCGCCTGCTACCTTTCCCGCGTTGTTCATCAATACGAATTACTACTTTGAGTGCAATGGCTCGCCGAACGCGAGCAACGACATGTATGGTTTCACACGGGTGAACAGCAAAGCCGTGCACAGTGCCACGGCAATTTTCAGAAACGGTTCGGTGGCGCAGACGGTTGCTAACTGTCGGTATGTCGCAATTGGGAGGTGGTTCTGA
- a CDS encoding tail fiber assembly protein produces MNIDWSQLITKAMKDAAAQAEQLATAKTELSARNASAVTQIGRIQDRVDTIGFGIDIGEATEEDEAEQAALLINLKAWKTYKFALGKVTTQATWYAAPVWPVEPIVPVIIAAPEARSIDLM; encoded by the coding sequence ATGAATATCGACTGGAGCCAGCTGATTACGAAAGCAATGAAGGACGCTGCTGCCCAGGCTGAACAACTTGCCACGGCGAAGACAGAGCTTTCAGCCCGGAATGCCAGTGCCGTTACTCAGATTGGGCGAATTCAGGACCGTGTGGACACTATCGGTTTTGGCATCGATATCGGCGAAGCGACCGAGGAAGATGAGGCAGAGCAAGCCGCACTACTGATCAATCTCAAAGCCTGGAAGACCTACAAGTTCGCGCTCGGCAAGGTCACAACTCAGGCGACCTGGTACGCCGCGCCCGTGTGGCCCGTTGAGCCAATTGTGCCCGTAATCATTGCTGCGCCAGAGGCTCGTTCCATCGACCTGATGTGA
- a CDS encoding cell wall hydrolase, which translates to MAVSEKDRDILARTLWGEARGESLAGQIAVAWTIRNRVEMDLHNDGKPDWWGEGYAGVCLKPWQFSCWNKNDPNYAYLSGAKPIPAKELARARMAADHVIDSKAPDPTKGATHYYATTMPRPPTWTRGAKQTLKLGQHLFFKDVP; encoded by the coding sequence ATGGCTGTTTCCGAAAAAGACCGCGACATCCTCGCCCGCACCTTGTGGGGCGAGGCGCGCGGCGAAAGCCTGGCTGGACAGATCGCCGTAGCCTGGACCATCCGCAACCGCGTGGAGATGGACCTGCACAACGACGGCAAGCCGGACTGGTGGGGCGAGGGCTATGCCGGTGTGTGCCTGAAGCCGTGGCAGTTCAGCTGCTGGAACAAGAACGACCCCAACTATGCGTATCTGAGTGGCGCGAAGCCGATTCCAGCAAAAGAGCTCGCCCGGGCGCGGATGGCGGCAGACCATGTGATCGACAGCAAGGCGCCGGACCCAACCAAAGGTGCCACGCACTATTACGCTACGACCATGCCGCGTCCGCCGACGTGGACGAGGGGCGCCAAGCAAACACTCAAGCTCGGGCAACATCTGTTTTTCAAAGATGTGCCCTGA
- a CDS encoding biliverdin-producing heme oxygenase — MQSNNRSVGASLLLQNLRAGTAQLHIALEKRLPFFSPSLDHAHYQRLVQAYYGFYQPLEQRLKDSGNTPDDFDLAVRLKTPTLRSDLLALGLSDQAIDQLPLCETLPATVSAPACLGVLYVLEGATLGGQILRREIAARLNLDADNGAAFLDIYGAATGRRWRDFTDYLATSPFDASSRQAVVDAAQQTFACFERWLDRTEVLL; from the coding sequence ATGCAATCAAATAACCGCAGCGTCGGCGCTTCCTTACTCCTGCAGAACTTGCGAGCGGGTACCGCGCAACTGCACATTGCTTTAGAGAAACGCCTGCCGTTTTTTTCCCCTTCGCTGGACCACGCTCATTACCAGCGTCTTGTTCAGGCCTATTACGGTTTTTACCAGCCGTTGGAACAGCGCCTGAAAGACAGTGGAAATACTCCCGACGACTTTGATCTGGCCGTGCGCCTGAAGACGCCCACGCTGCGCAGCGATTTGCTGGCGCTGGGGCTGAGTGATCAGGCTATCGATCAATTGCCGCTTTGCGAGACCTTGCCCGCGACCGTTTCTGCTCCAGCCTGTCTCGGCGTTTTGTACGTGCTCGAAGGCGCGACCCTCGGTGGGCAAATCCTGCGGCGCGAGATTGCTGCGCGCCTGAATCTGGATGCCGACAATGGCGCCGCTTTTCTGGATATCTACGGTGCCGCCACCGGTCGTCGCTGGCGCGATTTCACCGATTACCTGGCCACCAGCCCATTTGACGCGTCCAGTCGGCAAGCTGTCGTCGACGCCGCCCAGCAAACATTTGCCTGCTTTGAGCGCTGGCTCGATCGCACAGAGGTGCTTTTATGA
- a CDS encoding ATP-binding protein, with protein MNPLDKDAFDELLNNCSDEPIRTPGAIQPHGVLLTLSEPDLRIVQISANVQDLLGRAAQEMVGEPLQRLVGADYAQAIEQAAQQDNPLDGAELFFTLNGATFEGFVHRHQGVLVLELEVEDPAFQPRTVDGKPNNLGRMLQRLQRAKTLQALYETSVEEIQQITGYDRVLIYRFEEEGHGQVIAEATSPDMDVFQGLFFPASDIPEQARELYRTNWLRIIPNADYQPVPLVPKLRPDTGQPLDLSFASLRSVSPIHCQYMKNMGVLSSMSISLLKGDKLWGLISCGNRQPLHVPHELRSACQTIGQVLSLQISAMEALEVSRQREDKIDALALLNQAMIDSTENVFDGLAQQPQLLMALANAGGVAIIEDKQLHRYGNCPEPEEIRALHKWLQTSSQKVFSSHQLSLVYPPAAAFTQVASGVLAMSLPKPVDNGVLWFRPEVKENINWSGDPNKPLNLENSDGGLRLRPRTSFEIWKVEMAGISTKWSHGDLFAANDLRRSALESDLARQVLREQRAVQARDDLVAVVSHDLRNPMTVISMLCGMMQKAFSSDGQHTSRRIATAIDTMQQATSRMNTLLEDLLDTSKIDAGRYTITPQPLAVAEMFEEANALLSPLALDKDIEISFHAEPQLKINADPERLFQVLSNLVGNAIKFTPRSGKIGVVAMASGDEIVFSVRDTGEGIPADQLPFVFDRYWTVKEGNPSGTGLGLYITQGIVEAHGGRIEAQSEVGRGTEFRFTVPKV; from the coding sequence ATGAATCCGTTGGACAAAGACGCTTTTGACGAGTTGCTCAACAATTGTAGCGACGAGCCGATTCGCACGCCCGGCGCGATCCAGCCACACGGCGTGCTGCTGACCTTGTCCGAGCCGGATCTGCGTATTGTGCAGATCAGCGCCAACGTTCAGGACTTGTTGGGTCGCGCAGCGCAGGAGATGGTCGGCGAGCCATTGCAGCGGCTGGTCGGCGCTGACTACGCGCAAGCGATCGAACAAGCGGCGCAGCAGGACAATCCGCTGGACGGCGCCGAATTGTTTTTCACTCTCAACGGCGCCACGTTCGAAGGTTTTGTGCACCGCCATCAAGGTGTTCTGGTGCTAGAACTGGAGGTCGAGGATCCGGCGTTTCAGCCGCGCACGGTCGACGGCAAGCCGAATAACCTCGGCCGTATGTTGCAGCGCCTTCAGCGTGCGAAAACGCTGCAGGCGTTGTATGAAACCAGTGTCGAGGAAATCCAGCAGATCACCGGTTACGACCGGGTGCTGATCTATCGCTTTGAAGAAGAAGGTCACGGTCAGGTGATCGCCGAAGCGACGTCGCCGGATATGGACGTGTTTCAGGGGCTGTTTTTCCCCGCCTCGGACATTCCCGAGCAGGCGCGCGAGTTGTACCGCACCAATTGGCTGCGAATCATCCCCAACGCCGATTATCAACCGGTGCCGCTGGTGCCCAAGCTGCGCCCCGATACCGGCCAGCCGCTGGACCTGAGCTTCGCCAGCCTGCGCAGCGTGTCGCCGATTCACTGCCAGTACATGAAGAACATGGGCGTGCTGTCCTCCATGAGCATTTCGCTGCTCAAGGGCGACAAGCTCTGGGGCCTGATCAGCTGTGGCAATCGCCAGCCGTTGCACGTCCCGCACGAATTGCGCAGCGCCTGCCAGACCATCGGCCAAGTGTTGTCGCTGCAGATCAGTGCGATGGAAGCGCTGGAAGTCAGCCGCCAACGTGAAGACAAAATCGACGCGTTGGCGTTGCTCAATCAAGCGATGATCGACTCGACGGAAAACGTTTTCGACGGCCTCGCGCAGCAGCCACAGTTGTTGATGGCGCTGGCCAATGCCGGCGGTGTGGCGATCATCGAAGACAAGCAACTGCATCGCTACGGCAACTGCCCCGAGCCCGAAGAAATTCGTGCGTTGCACAAGTGGTTGCAGACCTCTTCGCAGAAGGTTTTTTCCAGTCATCAACTGTCGCTGGTGTATCCGCCGGCCGCCGCGTTCACCCAAGTCGCCAGCGGCGTGCTCGCCATGAGCCTGCCGAAACCGGTGGACAACGGCGTGTTGTGGTTTCGCCCCGAGGTGAAGGAAAACATCAATTGGAGTGGCGACCCGAACAAGCCACTCAACCTCGAAAATTCCGACGGCGGCCTGCGTTTGCGTCCACGGACTTCGTTCGAGATCTGGAAAGTCGAGATGGCCGGGATCTCCACCAAATGGAGCCACGGCGATTTGTTCGCCGCCAACGATTTGCGGCGTTCGGCGCTCGAAAGTGACCTGGCGCGTCAGGTGCTGCGCGAGCAGCGTGCGGTTCAGGCGCGAGATGACCTGGTGGCCGTGGTGTCTCACGACCTGCGCAATCCGATGACGGTCATTTCGATGCTCTGCGGGATGATGCAAAAGGCCTTCAGCTCCGACGGTCAGCACACCTCGCGGCGCATCGCTACGGCCATCGACACCATGCAGCAGGCGACCAGCCGGATGAACACGCTGCTGGAAGATTTGCTCGACACCTCGAAGATCGATGCCGGGCGCTACACCATCACCCCGCAGCCGCTGGCGGTGGCGGAAATGTTCGAAGAAGCGAATGCCTTGCTGTCGCCGCTGGCGCTGGACAAGGACATCGAAATTTCCTTCCACGCCGAGCCGCAACTGAAGATCAACGCCGACCCGGAAAGGCTGTTCCAAGTGCTGTCGAATCTGGTCGGCAACGCGATCAAGTTCACGCCGCGCAGTGGCAAGATCGGCGTGGTGGCGATGGCCTCGGGCGATGAAATTGTCTTCAGCGTGCGCGATACCGGCGAGGGGATCCCGGCAGACCAATTGCCGTTTGTGTTCGATCGCTACTGGACGGTCAAGGAGGGCAATCCTTCCGGAACCGGTCTGGGACTTTACATCACCCAAGGCATCGTCGAGGCTCACGGTGGGCGCATCGAAGCACAGAGTGAAGTGGGTAGGGGCACCGAGTTTCGGTTTACCGTGCCGAAGGTTTGA
- a CDS encoding PAS domain-containing sensor histidine kinase, translating into MPTPPIDRPPAEPQSRAEKIVEFRRQKTLLKTGALQDAIFNSAYFSSIATDEKGVIQIFNVGAERMLGYKSEDVVDKITPADISDPNELITRAAALSLELNTPITPGFEALVFKASRGIEDIYELTYIRKDGSRLSAMVSVTSLRDSAETIIGYLLIGTDNTARKQEEATQALLDQRLRDQQFYTRSLIESNIDALMMTDPQGIISDVNMQMMALTGRTRDELIGAPCKNFFTDPARAEAAIKRVLSEHKVSDYELTVRAYNGTETVVSYNAATFHDRDRKLQGVFAAARDVTERKRFERTLEEKNIELEHASHMKSEFLATMSHELRTPLNAVIGFSEALKDGMVGDMTETQREYIGDIFNSGQHLLSLINDILDLSKVEAGMMELELEPVELQSLLSNSLLIVREKAALQRIQLKLQSDSDIGTFELDLRKTKQIVYNLLANAVKFSAAGGLVTLAVRRVGREQVGTLEGDWPVHGFQIPDSDYPEFLELSVSDTGIGIARGNMNKLFKAFSQIDSSLARKFEGTGLGLAMVKQLTELHGGSVAVASLEGAGARFVAWLPIRHSTTVEAPWPRS; encoded by the coding sequence ATGCCCACACCGCCAATAGATCGTCCGCCAGCCGAGCCCCAGTCTCGGGCTGAAAAAATCGTCGAGTTTCGTCGGCAGAAAACCCTGCTCAAGACTGGCGCGTTGCAGGACGCGATCTTCAACAGCGCCTACTTTTCCAGCATCGCCACTGACGAAAAAGGCGTGATCCAGATCTTCAATGTCGGCGCCGAGCGCATGCTCGGTTACAAGTCCGAGGACGTGGTCGACAAGATCACCCCGGCGGACATTTCCGACCCCAATGAACTGATCACCCGCGCCGCCGCCCTCAGCCTCGAGCTCAATACGCCGATCACGCCGGGGTTTGAAGCGTTGGTGTTCAAGGCGTCCCGGGGCATCGAAGACATTTATGAACTGACCTACATCCGCAAGGACGGCAGCCGTCTCTCGGCGATGGTGTCGGTGACTTCGCTGCGCGACAGCGCCGAAACCATCATCGGTTACCTGCTGATCGGCACCGATAACACTGCGCGCAAGCAAGAGGAGGCGACCCAGGCCTTGCTTGACCAACGCCTGCGCGATCAACAGTTTTATACCCGCTCGCTGATCGAATCGAACATCGATGCGCTGATGATGACCGACCCGCAAGGCATCATCTCCGACGTCAACATGCAGATGATGGCGTTGACCGGGCGCACCCGGGACGAGCTGATCGGTGCGCCGTGCAAGAACTTTTTCACAGACCCGGCGCGCGCCGAAGCGGCGATCAAGCGTGTGCTCAGCGAACACAAGGTCAGCGATTACGAGCTCACCGTGCGCGCCTATAACGGCACTGAAACCGTGGTTTCGTACAACGCGGCGACCTTTCATGACCGCGACCGCAAGCTGCAAGGCGTATTCGCTGCTGCCCGCGATGTCACCGAACGCAAACGCTTCGAACGCACGCTGGAAGAGAAGAACATCGAGCTCGAACATGCCAGCCACATGAAGTCCGAATTCCTCGCCACCATGTCCCACGAACTGCGCACGCCGCTGAACGCGGTCATCGGTTTTTCCGAAGCGCTCAAGGACGGCATGGTCGGCGACATGACCGAAACCCAGCGCGAGTACATCGGCGACATTTTCAACAGTGGCCAACACTTGCTGTCATTGATCAATGACATCCTCGACCTGTCCAAGGTCGAAGCCGGGATGATGGAACTGGAACTCGAACCGGTCGAACTGCAAAGCCTGTTGAGCAACAGCCTGCTGATCGTGCGCGAGAAAGCCGCACTGCAACGCATCCAGCTGAAACTGCAATCGGACAGCGACATCGGCACCTTCGAGCTCGACCTGCGCAAGACCAAACAGATCGTCTACAACCTGCTGGCCAACGCGGTGAAATTCAGCGCGGCGGGCGGTTTGGTCACGTTGGCGGTGCGCCGGGTCGGGCGTGAGCAAGTGGGCACGCTTGAAGGTGACTGGCCGGTGCACGGCTTTCAGATTCCCGACAGCGATTACCCAGAGTTTCTCGAGTTGAGCGTCAGCGACACCGGCATTGGTATCGCGAGGGGCAACATGAACAAGTTGTTCAAGGCGTTCAGCCAGATCGACAGCAGCCTGGCACGCAAATTCGAGGGCACCGGCCTGGGCCTGGCGATGGTCAAGCAATTGACCGAGCTGCACGGCGGCAGTGTCGCCGTCGCCAGCCTGGAAGGGGCGGGCGCGCGATTCGTGGCGTGGCTGCCGATCCGACATTCAACCACTGTGGAGGCGCCATGGCCGAGATCCTGA
- a CDS encoding response regulator, producing the protein MAEILIVEDNAANMRLARLLLTSAGHSVVCAADAETGLKLARERQPALILMDIQLPGMDGLKATSLLKQDALTASIPVIALTAMAMKEDEEKTRLAGCNAYIIKPLRYKELYRVIDTLLQNTLPQQPST; encoded by the coding sequence ATGGCCGAGATCCTGATCGTCGAAGACAATGCCGCCAACATGCGCCTCGCCCGGTTGCTGCTCACCAGCGCCGGCCACAGCGTGGTGTGCGCAGCTGATGCGGAGACCGGCCTGAAGCTGGCCCGCGAGCGGCAACCCGCGCTGATCCTGATGGACATCCAGTTGCCGGGAATGGATGGCCTCAAAGCCACTTCTTTACTCAAGCAAGACGCGCTGACCGCCTCGATCCCGGTGATCGCGCTCACCGCCATGGCCATGAAAGAAGACGAGGAGAAAACCCGTCTGGCCGGTTGCAACGCCTACATCATCAAACCGCTGCGCTACAAGGAGCTCTACCGGGTCATCGACACGTTGCTGCAAAACACTCTGCCTCAACAGCCCTCTACCTGA